A single genomic interval of Zingiber officinale cultivar Zhangliang chromosome 4A, Zo_v1.1, whole genome shotgun sequence harbors:
- the LOC121972763 gene encoding LOB domain-containing protein 24-like, which translates to MSNFTRCAACRYLRRRCCEDCTLAPFFPSTNPTRFAYVHRVFGASNVARMLQQIPVEQRRQAADAIALEAYWRVQDPVYGSVGVISRLQREINVAQRELAETQAHIALYAARVQSPSTQFDPSIRDNRAPEN; encoded by the exons ATGTCTAACTTCACTAGATGCGCGGCTTGCAGATATCTTCGAAGGCGATGTTGCGAAGACTGCACGTTGGCTCCCTTCTTCCCCTCGACGAACCCCACGCGATTCGCATACGTCCACCGTGTCTTTGGGGCTAGCAACGTCGCTCGAATGCTACAG CAAATTCCGGTCGAGCAACGAAGGCAAGCGGCCGATGCCATCGCTCTAGAGGCGTATTGGAGAGTGCAAGACCCGGTGTACGGGAGTGTCGGTGTGATATCGAGGCTTCAACGAGAGATCAACGTGGCTCAGCGTGAGCTAGCCGAGACGCAGGCGCACATTGCACTCTATGCGGCTCGAGTCCAATCACCGAGCACTCAATTTGATCCGTCTATAAGAGATAATAGAGCACCTGAGAATTGA
- the LOC121971011 gene encoding uncharacterized protein At2g38710-like — protein sequence MMSANQEMAVYCFDTLVAHYNGEQVPPPEFEEGHHPLFVTWKKAVNGSEPRLRGCIGTLEARGIVTGFRDYALTSALRDRRFPPIQAKELPYLQCTVSILTNYETAANYLDWEIEKHGLIIEFTDPDYNTRRSATYLPEVAAHEGWTKIETIDSLMRKAGYKGAISESLRCRICVTRYQSTLYTMHFRDYASYVKDTRGAAPAINGTKLAH from the exons ATGATGTCTGCCAATCAGGAAATGGCGGTGTACTGCTTCGACACCCTCGTCGCGCACTACAACGGAGAGCAGGTGCCGCCACCGGAATTCGAGGAAGGCCACCA CCCATTGTTTGTTACATGGAAGAAAGCAGTGAATGGATCAGAACCTCGTTTGCGTGGATGTATTGGAACTCTGGAAGCCCGTGGCATAGTCACTGGTTTTCGGGATTATGCATTAACTAG TGCTCTGAGGGATCGCCGTTTCCCACCCATTCAGGCTAAAGAACTCCCCTATTTGCAATGTACAGTGTCTATACTAACCAACTATGAAACTGCTGCAAACTACCTTGATTGGGAG ATTGAAAAACATGGATTGATCATTGAATTTACTGACCCTGATTACAACACGAGGCGCAGCGCTACGTACCTACCTGAGGTAGCTGCCCATGAAG GTTGGACTAAGATCGAAACCATTGATTCGCTCATGCGAAAAGCAGGCTACAAGGGCGCGATAAGTGAGTCGCTGCGCTGCCGAATTTGTGTGACTCGCTACCAGTCCACCCTTTACACCATGCACTTCCGGGACTACGCCTCCTATGTGAAGGACACTAGAGGGGCTGCTCCTGCCATTAACGGCACTAAACTTGCCCATTGA